The following coding sequences lie in one Silvanigrella aquatica genomic window:
- a CDS encoding acyl-CoA dehydrogenase family protein, translated as MQQSQLTPLTHLSDEESLFFKSVSEFGKKEISPLIMEMDESETLNPTLIKKIFEMGLMAIEIPEMYGGSGGSFFQAILAIQALAQIDPSVSVFVDVQNTLVANALLKWASESVKQKYFPQFAKNKVGSYCLTESSSGSDAFALKTNAVDKGTHFELSGKKIFITNAKEASFFLVFANVNPSQGYKGITAFLVEKDFHGVSLGRKETKLGIRASSTCEVIFESVKVPKENIIGELGKGYKIAIETLNEGRIGISAQMLGLAEGALAAAVSYAKQREQFGKIISSFQGIQFQIAEMSIKIEAAKLMVYNAARLKDAGMNFVKEAAMAKSFAGEVAEYVASTALEIFGGYGFIKDFPAEKFYRDSKIGKIYEGTTNMQLQTIAKMILD; from the coding sequence ATGCAACAGAGCCAATTAACCCCCCTCACACACTTAAGCGATGAGGAATCACTATTTTTTAAATCTGTTTCTGAGTTTGGTAAAAAAGAAATTTCTCCCTTAATTATGGAGATGGATGAGTCCGAAACACTGAACCCCACTCTCATCAAAAAAATATTTGAAATGGGATTAATGGCTATTGAAATTCCAGAAATGTATGGAGGCTCGGGAGGTTCTTTTTTTCAAGCCATTCTTGCCATTCAGGCCCTTGCTCAAATTGATCCCAGTGTGAGCGTTTTTGTGGATGTGCAAAATACTTTAGTAGCCAATGCTTTGCTAAAATGGGCAAGTGAAAGTGTAAAACAAAAATACTTCCCACAATTCGCAAAAAATAAAGTGGGAAGTTATTGTTTAACAGAGTCAAGCAGTGGTTCCGATGCTTTTGCTTTAAAAACAAATGCAGTAGATAAGGGAACACACTTTGAACTAAGTGGTAAAAAAATATTTATTACAAATGCAAAAGAAGCAAGTTTCTTTTTAGTTTTTGCAAATGTAAATCCATCACAAGGTTACAAAGGAATTACTGCTTTTTTAGTTGAAAAAGATTTTCATGGTGTTTCTTTAGGCCGTAAAGAAACAAAATTAGGAATTCGTGCAAGCAGCACCTGCGAAGTTATTTTTGAATCTGTTAAAGTACCAAAAGAAAATATCATAGGTGAATTGGGTAAAGGTTATAAAATTGCCATTGAGACTTTAAATGAAGGGCGCATTGGTATTTCAGCACAAATGCTTGGCTTAGCCGAAGGTGCACTTGCGGCTGCTGTGTCTTATGCAAAACAAAGAGAGCAATTTGGCAAAATAATTTCTTCATTTCAAGGTATTCAATTTCAAATTGCAGAAATGTCAATAAAAATTGAAGCTGCAAAACTTATGGTGTATAATGCCGCACGACTTAAAGATGCGGGAATGAACTTTGTGAAAGAAGCTGCGATGGCTAAAAGCTTTGCTGGTGAAGTCGCAGAATATGTTGCGAGTACAGCATTAGAAATTTTTGGCGGCTATGGCTTTATTAAGGATTTTCCTGCAGAAAAATTTTATCGTGATTCAAAAATAGGCAAAATATACGAAGGAACAACAAACATGCAGTTGCAAACTATTGCAAAGATGATACTAGATTAA
- the recJ gene encoding single-stranded-DNA-specific exonuclease RecJ codes for METETIFLGKASTNGFTKNENRLCTTDRFVWKLRDIVADNPSQIEEYLTRKKIFLLDNQKLEENNSLLSLLPEPWLLKDVRKAAERIIQAIRNKEKIVIFGDYDVDGTTSCAMLSQFFNEINYPVEIYIPDRILEGYGLNVTGLRKLAQNNVKVVVTVDNGISAIDACAEAIQLGMDVIITDHHDIPPVLPSAFAILNPKQTDCLFPYRMLAGVGVAFYLMVAMRTLLREQGQNCVVNLKSFLDFVAIGTIADMAPLTGVNHILCKVGLEVLLQNIQQKKRIGLFELLKCAGWKENSKVDSVDIGFKIGPRLNAAGRLGNALRSVELMCTNDVVLAQEMALHLHQENAERQTLEKAFTQEAIDQVKQGTELPDALVLHQEDWHPGVVGLVATRVLDKFYRPVLVFGTIDGKLKGSGRSTHSFNLFAVLNEVRNEFISFGGHYHAVGLTLLPEKLPWLKEYLAQKANELIDSHDKIPPLFIDGVLPLSHLNISFLKRLEELEPYGIENPRARWFVGPLTVAHVKRMGKDFSHGHAKLLVLEEGCEFWITAFGLADVFEEFLATGIEVQLVVEAKLSSWNGRLTSDIRVIDYAPVIYTS; via the coding sequence ATGGAAACGGAAACCATTTTTCTGGGTAAAGCGAGCACAAATGGTTTTACAAAAAATGAAAATCGTTTGTGCACCACCGATCGTTTTGTTTGGAAATTAAGAGATATTGTTGCAGATAATCCTTCACAAATTGAAGAATATTTAACTCGAAAAAAGATTTTTTTATTAGACAATCAAAAACTTGAAGAAAATAATTCGTTACTTTCTTTGTTACCTGAACCTTGGCTATTAAAAGATGTGCGCAAAGCTGCGGAAAGAATAATTCAAGCTATACGCAATAAAGAAAAAATAGTTATTTTTGGTGATTATGATGTTGATGGTACAACATCTTGTGCTATGTTATCCCAGTTTTTTAATGAAATAAATTATCCTGTAGAAATTTATATACCCGATCGTATTTTAGAGGGGTATGGTCTAAATGTAACAGGACTTAGAAAGTTAGCACAAAATAATGTAAAAGTAGTTGTTACAGTAGATAACGGAATTTCCGCTATTGATGCCTGTGCCGAAGCAATTCAATTGGGAATGGATGTGATTATAACAGATCATCATGATATTCCCCCTGTTCTTCCAAGTGCTTTTGCTATTTTAAATCCCAAACAAACCGATTGCTTGTTTCCTTACCGCATGCTTGCGGGTGTGGGCGTTGCATTTTATCTTATGGTCGCAATGCGCACTCTTTTGCGTGAGCAAGGACAAAATTGCGTTGTTAATTTAAAATCATTTCTCGATTTTGTGGCCATTGGAACCATTGCTGATATGGCACCTTTAACAGGTGTTAATCATATTCTTTGTAAAGTAGGTCTTGAAGTTCTTTTGCAAAATATTCAGCAAAAAAAACGTATTGGTCTTTTTGAATTATTAAAATGCGCTGGGTGGAAAGAAAATTCTAAAGTCGATTCTGTGGATATTGGATTTAAAATAGGACCCCGTTTAAATGCTGCCGGACGGTTAGGAAATGCGCTGCGTAGTGTCGAACTTATGTGTACAAATGATGTTGTTTTGGCACAAGAAATGGCTCTGCATCTGCATCAAGAAAATGCGGAAAGGCAGACTCTTGAAAAAGCGTTTACCCAAGAAGCGATCGATCAAGTGAAGCAAGGTACAGAGCTTCCCGATGCTCTTGTCCTCCATCAAGAAGATTGGCACCCTGGTGTGGTAGGTCTTGTAGCAACGCGTGTGCTCGACAAATTTTATAGGCCTGTTCTTGTTTTTGGAACCATAGATGGAAAGTTAAAGGGAAGCGGGCGTTCGACGCATTCTTTTAATTTATTTGCTGTTTTAAATGAAGTACGTAATGAATTTATTTCATTTGGTGGGCATTATCATGCTGTGGGATTAACACTTCTTCCTGAAAAATTACCTTGGTTAAAAGAGTATTTAGCGCAAAAAGCAAATGAGCTTATTGATTCTCACGATAAAATTCCGCCCCTCTTTATTGATGGCGTTTTGCCATTGAGCCATTTAAATATAAGTTTTTTGAAACGACTAGAAGAGCTTGAACCCTATGGCATTGAGAACCCTCGTGCTCGTTGGTTCGTGGGACCTCTTACTGTTGCGCATGTTAAAAGAATGGGTAAGGATTTTTCCCACGGACATGCTAAGCTGTTGGTTCTGGAGGAGGGATGCGAATTTTGGATCACAGCCTTTGGTCTTGCCGATGTGTTTGAAGAGTTTCTGGCGACAGGGATTGAAGTGCAACTGGTAGTCGAAGCAAAGCTAAGCAGTTGGAACGGACGCCTCACATCTGATATTCGTGTGATCGATTATGCTCCCGTCATCTATACGAGTTGA
- a CDS encoding cation:dicarboxylate symporter family transporter translates to MSSPSKLSQILKFLKFHLFLQVLIAVTLGILVGIYFPEFAAQLKIIATIFIRFIKMVISPIVFVSIILGVCSHSKHQGSIGKLAFKTIVYFEIMSIVAVALTFGMMLFFQPGAGFNISTFQGVDVSKFKPKEGSTGGFTEFITHMVPENVFATLAGDNLLAVIVLAVIFSIAILQIKENSKIIDFFQMTNDVFFKMITIISRISPIAAFGAIAATVGAQGIGALTMLAHFILILGVSMVSFWIILFIAAKIYGFSAFKLMKHIKEEMSIAFGTSSSESVFPQLMNKLETFGCSKKVVSFVLPTGYAFNLDGTAIYVTAGAVFIQQAYNIPFTTTEFFVLLFTILIVSKGAAGITGAGFVTLSAILAAMPGHIIPIEGLALLLGIDRFMSDARVVTNIIGNTIGTVMIAKSENEFQPKVK, encoded by the coding sequence ATGTCATCTCCAAGTAAATTGTCTCAAATTCTTAAATTTTTAAAGTTTCACCTCTTCCTACAGGTTCTCATCGCCGTTACCTTAGGAATTTTAGTGGGCATTTATTTCCCAGAATTTGCGGCGCAATTAAAAATTATAGCAACCATTTTTATTCGCTTCATTAAAATGGTGATATCACCCATTGTCTTTGTTTCCATTATTTTAGGAGTATGCTCTCATAGCAAACATCAAGGAAGTATAGGAAAACTTGCCTTTAAAACAATTGTTTATTTTGAAATCATGTCCATTGTTGCTGTCGCCCTTACCTTTGGCATGATGCTTTTTTTCCAGCCAGGTGCCGGTTTTAATATATCCACATTTCAAGGCGTCGATGTCTCAAAATTCAAACCTAAAGAAGGAAGCACGGGGGGTTTTACAGAGTTTATTACGCATATGGTTCCTGAAAATGTATTTGCAACCTTAGCGGGTGATAATTTATTAGCCGTTATTGTTCTCGCCGTTATATTTTCCATAGCAATTTTACAAATTAAAGAAAACTCTAAAATCATCGATTTTTTTCAAATGACCAACGACGTCTTCTTTAAAATGATCACAATTATTTCTCGGATTTCACCTATTGCCGCCTTTGGAGCTATTGCCGCAACAGTGGGTGCTCAAGGAATTGGCGCTCTTACTATGTTGGCACATTTCATTTTAATTTTAGGCGTGAGCATGGTTAGTTTTTGGATCATTCTTTTTATTGCTGCAAAAATTTATGGATTCAGCGCTTTTAAATTAATGAAACATATCAAAGAAGAGATGTCCATCGCCTTTGGCACATCCTCCTCCGAATCCGTATTTCCTCAACTCATGAATAAATTAGAAACTTTTGGCTGTTCTAAAAAAGTGGTTAGCTTTGTTCTTCCCACGGGATATGCCTTTAATTTAGATGGAACGGCTATCTATGTTACTGCAGGTGCTGTATTTATCCAACAAGCTTATAATATTCCTTTTACAACTACAGAATTTTTTGTGCTTTTATTTACAATTTTAATCGTTTCTAAGGGCGCTGCAGGAATAACAGGAGCCGGCTTTGTTACTTTGTCTGCAATTTTAGCTGCTATGCCTGGTCATATTATTCCCATCGAAGGTTTAGCACTCCTCCTAGGAATTGACCGCTTTATGTCCGATGCAAGGGTTGTGACAAATATAATTGGCAACACCATTGGCACAGTTATGATTGCAAAATCGGAAAATGAATTCCAGCCTAAAGTAAAATAA
- a CDS encoding IS5 family transposase, with the protein MVKAHQYSVNSSNKKIECIRRTVGGNSSKIHMISDSCANPIDFIVSEGQVHDSKIANQLLEISDAEVLIADRAYHAEKTRKKLKDKCIQAVIPKKKNAFDKTNEEFDSYLYKIRHLIKNLFARLKQFRSITTRYDKKKSNFSSVIYLGCSFIWVKI; encoded by the coding sequence ATCGTTAAAGCTCATCAATATTCTGTTAATTCTTCTAACAAAAAAATAGAATGTATTAGAAGGACTGTTGGAGGTAATTCAAGTAAAATTCATATGATTTCTGATTCATGTGCTAATCCAATTGATTTTATTGTCAGTGAAGGACAAGTTCATGATAGTAAGATTGCCAACCAGCTATTAGAAATAAGCGATGCAGAAGTATTAATTGCTGACAGAGCTTATCATGCAGAAAAAACAAGAAAGAAATTAAAAGATAAATGTATTCAAGCTGTGATTCCTAAGAAAAAAAATGCTTTTGATAAAACAAATGAAGAATTCGACAGTTATTTGTATAAAATAAGACATTTAATTAAGAATTTATTTGCTAGATTAAAACAATTCAGAAGCATAACAACTCGTTACGATAAAAAGAAAAGTAACTTTTCATCTGTGATTTACTTAGGGTGCTCTTTCATTTGGGTGAAAATTTGA
- the secF gene encoding protein translocase subunit SecF — translation MAFKIGNIQVFPHNYYFDFMKWRKVTVGISVVLVLLSLLIVGIKSLNYSIDFLGGAEIQVNVLNKSVTREQLQEAVKKEGFSHAEVTTYGNFVARKDNSEAFVIRIQSEKGEDKNATSSRAGVLVNNLKTQFGADKIRIESSTNISGKIGREDELKGYMALLLSCIGILIYIAFRFDARFAPGAVLCLVHNVIIALGFMTLLDRPFTTTSIAAFLTIVGYSINDTVIVYDRIRETRLLQPKMPMVEVVNRSISQTMNRTILTSTTGILALLVLSIMGGGAIEDFAITMLVGVIVGTYSSIYVAAPLTLMMDGYFTKMGWKQKDNKEKAKLERPKDYAPPINVRKKTPQEKR, via the coding sequence ATGGCTTTTAAAATTGGAAATATTCAAGTTTTCCCGCATAATTATTATTTTGATTTTATGAAGTGGAGAAAAGTAACAGTTGGAATTTCTGTTGTTTTAGTTCTTCTTTCACTTCTTATTGTTGGTATAAAGAGCCTTAATTATAGTATCGACTTTTTAGGTGGTGCTGAAATTCAGGTGAATGTCCTCAATAAATCTGTAACCCGAGAGCAATTACAGGAAGCGGTAAAAAAAGAAGGTTTTTCACATGCTGAAGTGACTACATACGGTAACTTTGTGGCTCGTAAAGACAATTCTGAAGCCTTCGTTATTCGTATTCAAAGCGAAAAAGGTGAAGATAAAAACGCAACTTCAAGTCGTGCTGGTGTGCTCGTTAATAATTTAAAAACACAATTTGGTGCAGATAAAATACGTATTGAATCTTCAACAAATATTTCAGGTAAAATTGGGCGAGAAGATGAGCTCAAAGGTTACATGGCATTGTTACTTTCCTGTATTGGAATTTTAATTTATATCGCCTTTCGATTTGACGCGCGTTTTGCTCCTGGTGCGGTATTGTGCTTGGTGCACAACGTGATCATTGCGCTTGGATTTATGACACTATTAGATCGTCCTTTTACCACAACGTCCATAGCGGCGTTTCTTACCATTGTAGGTTATTCCATTAATGATACGGTTATTGTCTACGATCGTATTCGTGAAACGCGTTTGTTGCAGCCTAAAATGCCTATGGTTGAAGTTGTCAATCGTAGTATTAGTCAAACTATGAACAGAACTATTTTAACATCGACAACAGGAATTTTAGCTCTCTTAGTGCTGTCCATTATGGGCGGCGGTGCTATTGAAGATTTTGCTATCACCATGCTTGTGGGTGTGATTGTGGGAACCTATTCCTCTATTTATGTAGCAGCTCCTTTAACACTGATGATGGACGGTTACTTTACAAAAATGGGTTGGAAGCAAAAAGACAATAAGGAAAAAGCGAAATTAGAGCGCCCTAAAGACTATGCTCCTCCTATTAATGTAAGGAAAAAAACACCTCAGGAAAAAAGATAA
- the secD gene encoding protein translocase subunit SecD: MQNKIPMPPIWWIKSIVILCALIFGVLYTLPTFFGNPSEWQRDSNGVPLKWHERMAENILPSSRVNLGLDLKGGLSLTLNVEVEKAVQDSIIRAITRAKETVAAENIKTGAFKVNDDLSATIEIDTPSHAQILQKRINEQTLLLLYEKVIGNTLYFKANRNYIVDFEKQLMQQAMNTIRNRIDQFGVAEPSIFQSGDTRIVVELPGMSDIQRAKQLLGNTAQLDFRLALNSVSKDQLPSLLDEARKALNISHDDTQASTIEHLSQWLRDKNKLPMNATIILQRIYGQESSAGKVVSTIPHLVEAHAKLTGDLIEDAQALQTAENYIPQYSVSLKFKPQGAKLFGELTTLAADSKNPPHEVAIILDGNVQSSPYVKAPIIGGNASITMGSSLNLPEQMKQAQDLSLVLRAGALPASVKVVEERQIGPSEGAQNIHAGIISTIVAAILVVVVMLLIYGASGFVANIAMLFNVLLILAFMALFGATLTLPGIAGIVLTMAIAVDGNVVINERIREEIRSGFNQKQAFYKGYHTSFRTLIDAHITSAVAGIVLMIYGNPAVKGFAVTLLCGIVCTLFTSYYVTEVIGQWLVERTKIKRFG, encoded by the coding sequence ATGCAAAACAAAATCCCGATGCCGCCTATCTGGTGGATTAAGAGTATTGTTATTTTATGTGCTCTTATTTTTGGTGTTCTTTATACTCTTCCGACTTTTTTTGGCAATCCTTCGGAATGGCAAAGGGACAGCAATGGTGTGCCCCTCAAATGGCATGAACGGATGGCTGAAAATATTCTTCCCTCATCGCGTGTTAATTTAGGTTTGGATCTCAAAGGCGGTCTTTCTTTAACTCTAAATGTTGAAGTTGAAAAAGCAGTTCAGGATTCCATTATCCGCGCCATCACACGTGCAAAAGAAACGGTCGCAGCCGAAAATATTAAAACAGGCGCTTTTAAAGTAAATGATGATTTATCTGCGACAATAGAAATTGATACTCCCTCTCACGCACAAATATTACAAAAAAGAATTAATGAGCAAACTCTATTACTCTTATATGAAAAAGTAATTGGAAATACTCTTTATTTTAAAGCGAATCGCAATTACATTGTCGACTTTGAAAAACAACTCATGCAGCAAGCTATGAACACCATTCGAAATCGAATTGACCAATTTGGTGTTGCTGAGCCAAGTATATTTCAATCAGGAGACACTCGTATTGTTGTGGAATTGCCGGGTATGTCTGATATTCAAAGAGCAAAACAATTGCTCGGTAATACAGCGCAACTCGATTTTAGATTGGCGTTAAATTCTGTATCAAAAGATCAGCTTCCCTCACTCCTTGATGAAGCGCGCAAGGCTTTAAATATTTCTCATGACGATACGCAGGCGTCGACAATTGAGCATTTATCGCAATGGCTCCGGGATAAAAATAAACTTCCCATGAATGCCACCATTATTTTGCAACGCATTTATGGTCAAGAATCTTCTGCGGGTAAAGTGGTTTCGACAATTCCTCATTTGGTTGAAGCCCATGCTAAATTAACTGGTGATTTAATTGAAGATGCGCAAGCATTACAAACAGCAGAAAATTATATTCCGCAATACAGTGTGTCCTTGAAATTTAAACCTCAAGGCGCAAAACTCTTTGGAGAGTTAACCACACTAGCCGCTGATTCTAAAAATCCGCCTCATGAAGTCGCTATTATTCTCGATGGCAATGTGCAAAGTTCACCTTATGTGAAAGCTCCTATTATTGGTGGAAATGCTTCTATTACCATGGGAAGCAGTCTCAACTTGCCCGAACAAATGAAACAAGCGCAAGATTTATCGTTGGTTTTACGTGCAGGAGCTCTTCCCGCTTCCGTAAAAGTTGTTGAAGAAAGACAAATTGGTCCCAGTGAGGGCGCACAAAATATTCATGCTGGAATTATTTCTACCATTGTGGCTGCTATTTTAGTCGTTGTTGTGATGTTGCTTATTTATGGTGCTTCTGGCTTTGTTGCGAATATTGCGATGCTATTTAATGTGCTACTCATATTAGCATTTATGGCTTTATTTGGTGCTACATTAACACTTCCTGGAATCGCGGGAATTGTTTTAACAATGGCTATTGCTGTAGATGGTAACGTAGTTATTAATGAGCGTATTCGTGAAGAAATTCGTTCTGGATTTAATCAAAAGCAAGCTTTTTATAAAGGTTATCATACGAGTTTTCGTACATTAATCGATGCTCATATTACTTCAGCAGTAGCAGGAATTGTTTTGATGATTTATGGAAATCCTGCGGTAAAAGGATTCGCTGTTACGTTGTTGTGTGGTATTGTTTGTACTTTATTTACATCATATTATGTAACAGAAGTTATTGGACAATGGCTAGTTGAACGAACAAAAATTAAAAGGTTTGGATAA
- a CDS encoding SpoIIE family protein phosphatase — protein MQLQKEGMKIKKKLILLFSLSLIILGIAIISAKIIIEKFIQEEAHFSNVINVSGKQRMLSQRIMLLIQSLSSQKFNDGYNIMKADLVNCIQLMRKANEDLAYGNEIDGISKISNQEIERLYFGKANLYIRINDFILAAENSVSKNDFNSFLKEYNIYKINKLLLDLDKSVTLYVAESKLQIKKAIGITYIILFINIFLLITLYLLIFKPIALKIERAYNGYEETIQGLKNTNQMLEIETKYSQRSLGNVVPRVEYIPKFNSDKVKLASYYQSAKDNGGDWWGIYEFDKIKIVLIGDALGHEAGSTIIAAAVSRYFEDLSNEKTLDKYDFLNLFKHLNEFIQKVDANNKMNLSMSILIFNEKLDRVKFINAGHTFPYLINYYDGKETKITRFKSKGQLLGNKSAENASAESEEEIKVVEYEFKENSIICLFSNGLTANTDKEKKDFGEKNLKKFFEKNNFSNTELLNIVDKLIDEAYTFYEDHPINDDITFILIKRD, from the coding sequence ATGCAGTTGCAAAAAGAAGGAATGAAAATTAAAAAAAAATTAATTTTACTTTTTTCTTTATCTCTTATAATACTTGGAATTGCAATAATATCTGCAAAAATAATAATTGAAAAGTTTATTCAAGAAGAAGCACATTTTAGTAACGTTATAAATGTTTCTGGCAAACAAAGAATGCTAAGCCAAAGAATAATGTTACTTATTCAGTCATTAAGTTCACAAAAATTTAATGACGGTTACAATATTATGAAAGCCGATTTAGTTAACTGCATTCAACTTATGCGTAAAGCAAATGAAGATTTGGCTTACGGAAATGAAATAGATGGAATTTCAAAAATAAGCAATCAGGAAATTGAGCGCCTTTATTTTGGAAAGGCAAATTTATACATACGAATTAATGATTTCATATTAGCAGCAGAAAATAGTGTGAGTAAAAATGATTTTAATTCCTTCTTAAAAGAATATAATATTTACAAGATAAACAAATTACTTCTTGACCTCGATAAATCAGTTACATTATACGTAGCTGAAAGTAAGTTACAAATTAAAAAAGCAATTGGTATTACTTATATAATTTTGTTTATTAATATATTTCTATTAATAACTCTCTATTTATTAATTTTTAAACCAATTGCTCTTAAAATTGAAAGAGCTTATAACGGTTATGAAGAAACCATTCAAGGTTTGAAAAATACCAACCAAATGCTTGAAATTGAAACCAAATATTCTCAACGTTCCTTGGGAAACGTAGTTCCCCGAGTTGAATACATCCCAAAATTTAATAGCGATAAAGTAAAATTAGCTTCCTATTACCAAAGTGCAAAAGACAATGGGGGAGATTGGTGGGGTATATATGAATTTGATAAAATTAAAATTGTTCTTATTGGAGATGCCCTAGGTCATGAAGCCGGCAGTACAATTATTGCAGCCGCTGTTTCAAGGTATTTTGAAGATTTATCCAATGAAAAAACCTTAGACAAATATGATTTTCTAAATTTATTTAAGCATCTTAATGAGTTTATACAAAAGGTCGATGCCAATAACAAAATGAATTTGAGTATGTCTATTTTAATTTTTAATGAAAAACTCGATCGCGTAAAATTTATTAATGCTGGCCATACTTTCCCCTATTTAATTAATTATTATGACGGTAAAGAAACAAAAATTACTCGATTTAAATCTAAAGGACAACTTCTTGGTAATAAAAGCGCTGAGAATGCAAGCGCTGAAAGCGAAGAGGAAATTAAAGTTGTTGAATATGAATTTAAGGAAAATTCAATTATTTGTTTATTTAGCAATGGTTTAACAGCAAATACAGATAAAGAAAAAAAAGATTTTGGCGAGAAAAATCTTAAAAAATTCTTTGAAAAAAACAATTTTTCAAACACAGAATTACTTAATATTGTCGATAAATTAATAGACGAAGCATACACATTTTATGAAGATCATCCTATTAATGATGACATAACATTTATTTTAATTAAGAGAGATTAA
- the yajC gene encoding preprotein translocase subunit YajC, with protein sequence MKLKTVFLNVSSAAVSSLIAVQAFAQAATTQAVVAPQQVPAGAATTGTTAGPAWINFALMGGIILFMWLFVFRPQSKRAKEQKEFLSSLTPGIEVITAGGIIGTIVEVKENIVSINVGGSTMRVVKSSISGRLDASSSIPATK encoded by the coding sequence ATGAAATTAAAAACTGTATTCTTAAATGTAAGCTCAGCTGCTGTTTCTTCTTTAATTGCTGTTCAAGCCTTTGCTCAAGCGGCAACTACGCAAGCTGTTGTAGCCCCACAGCAAGTTCCTGCGGGAGCAGCTACAACAGGGACTACGGCAGGTCCTGCGTGGATTAATTTTGCTCTAATGGGTGGTATTATTCTTTTTATGTGGCTTTTTGTATTCCGCCCTCAATCTAAAAGAGCAAAAGAGCAAAAAGAGTTTTTATCATCTTTAACTCCAGGTATTGAAGTTATTACGGCAGGCGGAATTATTGGTACTATTGTTGAAGTGAAAGAAAATATTGTTTCTATTAATGTAGGTGGTTCCACAATGCGCGTTGTGAAATCTTCGATTTCTGGGAGATTAGACGCTTCTTCCTCCATTCCGGCAACAAAATAA